The Sorangiineae bacterium MSr11954 DNA segment TGCCCAACACGTGGAGCGTCCGGCGCGCGCGCAAACGAGCAAAATGAGAAGGAGGGCGCCGTCGGTCGCAACGGGATCGGCGCGTCGTCACGTGAGAGCGAAGCAGAATAGTCGATGGCTCGAGCCGGCAAGAGATATCATCGGCGCTCGCACGGAGGTGGCAAACAAATGGCGCTCGAATGCATCAATCCCCCGGATCTCCCGACCCCGCAAACATACACGCAAGTCGTTGTCGCGACGGGGACCAAGCTGATATTCGTCTCGGGCCAGGAGCCCGAAGACATCCACGGGAAGCTCGTCGGCCGAGGTGATTTTGCGGTCCAAGCGCGCCAGGTGTTCGCCAACCTCGGGCGGGCCCTGACGGCCGCAGGTGCCCTTCCCAAGCATGTAGCCAAGATTACGATCTACGTCGTCGGCTACGAGCGCGATTACCACCTCCCGATGATCGAAGAGGCTCGGCTGGCGCTGTTCGGGGATCACAAGGCGGCCGACGTCGTCCTGGGGGTCGCGAACCTATCCCCCGACTATCTGATCGAGGTCGATGCGGTCGCGGTGGTCGACGGTTAGACCGGCCTCGGGCCCTCCGACTTGCCGATCGCCATCCGCAACGCTCGACCCGAACTCGGTTCTCGGTTGATGAGTTGTTCGGCAGCGGTCACGACGACACCCCCGCGCCCCTCAAAGCAGATGCTTCCGCACCAGGCGGTGCAAGTACGTCCGATCCAACCCGGCTTCGCGCGCTGCGCCGGAGATGTTGCGCGAGTGCTGCGTGAGCAAGCGGGTCAGGTACTCGCGCTCACCGATTTCGAGCCACGCGTCGCGGAACTCGCGGAACGACTGTTTGAAGGCCACCGACTTCAACGCGGAGGTGACGGCGGATGCGCCCTCGGCGGTTTGCGAGGTCGTCGTGGTCTCCGGCGTCGATGCTTGGCCGCCCATTTGGAGCGCCTGTTGCGGCCCCACCGCGCGGGCGCGCTCGATGAAGTTTCGGAGCTCGCGCACGTTGCCGAGCCATGGGCGGTTGGCGGTGGCGGCCAGGAGCTCGGGCGGCGGAACGCGGCCCAGGATGGTCTCGACCAAGAGCGGGATGTCCTCGGGGTGCTCGCGGAGCGGCGGCACCAGGATGGGAACGCCGGCCAGGCGGAAATAAAGGTCCTCGCGGAATGCACCCGCGTTGACCATCGTGCGCAGATCGCGGTGCGTGGCGCTCACGATGCGGACGTCGACCCGGCGGTGCTCGCTCGACCCCACGGGGCGCACCGTTCGTGACTCGAGCACACGCAAAAGCTTCGGCTGCATCGCGATGGGCAGCTCGCCGATCTCGTCGAGGAACACGGTTCCGCCGTCGGCGGCCTCGAAGGCGCCCTCGCGCGCCGCCACCGCGCTCGTGAACGCACCCTTCACGTGCCCGAAAAGCTCGCTCTCGAAGAGCGCATCGGGCACCGCCGCGCAGTCCACGATCACGAAGGGCCCCTGCTTGCGCGGCGACGCATCGTGAACCGCCCGCGCGATCAGCTCCTTGCCGGTACCCGTCTCGCCCTGGATCAGGATCGAGAGATCCGTGGCGGCAAAGCGCGCCAGCGACGCGAACAACCTGCGCATCGATGCGCTGCCGCCGACCAAGGGACCAAAGCGGTGCGCCGGCCAGAACTGCGGCCCCACCTCGGTGGTCATCTCGGAGCCGAGCTTCAGGGTCGTGCCCCCCATCCGGATCTTCGAGCCGGTCTCGATGCGCGCCTCGCGCACCATCACGTTCTCGACGAACGTCCCGTTTCGGCTGCCCAGATCGCGCACCCACAACCCGCGCTCGTCGAAGTGAAACTCGGCGTGGAGCCGGGACACCGTGGGATCCGCGATCACGATCGCCGACTCGGCCGCCGATCCCACCAAGGTGCGATCTTGCAGCTGCACCGTGTGCTCGCCCGCCGCGTCGACCCAGCTCACGATCGACCTTCGCGTGGGTGGCGCTTGAAGGCTCGCGAGCGAATTCACCAAGGTCTGAGGCGGGGGGGGATTCGAGGGCATCCTCACAGCAGCTTATAGTACACGCACTTGGAAAGTCGCCCCGTCCCTCCGCGCCTCCTCATTTGCCCCCTTTGACGCACCGGTGGACGCATCGGAGCCCGTGAACGTACACGTCCACGGGCCTCGATCGCCGCGCGCCGCGCCAAACTTCTACGCGTCGCGCGTCGCCACCTCCGCCCAGCTACACCTCCCCCGGTTACGGCTCGTACAACCGCTCGCAGTGCTCCGGCCGCGATGCCAACTCTGCATCGCTCAGCAGCGCTCCGCCGCGCGGAATGCATTGCCCTCTCGGGGCCGTGATCCCCCGCTCCACCCAGCGCGCGAGCTGATCGAGCGCCACCTGCGCGTGCGGCTGCACGAACTCCAGGCTCCCGAAGTTGAAACCCTGACGGTACTTGTCGATGTGGTTTCCGTTCTGCACCTCGTAGAGCCGGTGCAGGTGCCCGCGCCCGTTCTGAACGACCAAGTCGCGGTAGACGCGCGCGTCGGTCTTCATCAGACTGAGCTGATCCATCGTACCGGATACGGTCAGGAGCGGACGCCGGATGCGGCCGCCCGTGATCGCGTCCTTGGACTTGGCCGTGAGTTTCAGCTGCGC contains these protein-coding regions:
- a CDS encoding sigma 54-interacting transcriptional regulator; the protein is MPSNPPPPQTLVNSLASLQAPPTRRSIVSWVDAAGEHTVQLQDRTLVGSAAESAIVIADPTVSRLHAEFHFDERGLWVRDLGSRNGTFVENVMVREARIETGSKIRMGGTTLKLGSEMTTEVGPQFWPAHRFGPLVGGSASMRRLFASLARFAATDLSILIQGETGTGKELIARAVHDASPRKQGPFVIVDCAAVPDALFESELFGHVKGAFTSAVAAREGAFEAADGGTVFLDEIGELPIAMQPKLLRVLESRTVRPVGSSEHRRVDVRIVSATHRDLRTMVNAGAFREDLYFRLAGVPILVPPLREHPEDIPLLVETILGRVPPPELLAATANRPWLGNVRELRNFIERARAVGPQQALQMGGQASTPETTTTSQTAEGASAVTSALKSVAFKQSFREFRDAWLEIGEREYLTRLLTQHSRNISGAAREAGLDRTYLHRLVRKHLL
- a CDS encoding RidA family protein, which gives rise to MALECINPPDLPTPQTYTQVVVATGTKLIFVSGQEPEDIHGKLVGRGDFAVQARQVFANLGRALTAAGALPKHVAKITIYVVGYERDYHLPMIEEARLALFGDHKAADVVLGVANLSPDYLIEVDAVAVVDG